A genomic region of Paramormyrops kingsleyae isolate MSU_618 chromosome 19, PKINGS_0.4, whole genome shotgun sequence contains the following coding sequences:
- the map7b gene encoding ensconsin isoform X2, producing the protein MQSQGGMLSSARPARLRRGGSGAAISALFTISEEDEQQKSSAPHRLPGTEAHPRSGEKKASGRPTSAGVGQNVSGSAGNKSEPLSLKTDERLRLARERREEHEKQFALRETAWLQREERARQFYERQLEERRKRLEEQRAREEQRRAAVEEKRKQKLEEEKARHEAVIQRTLERSQKAKPKPNRWSWGGTLRGTTSHTSASRKSMPCSSYTLQFPVLSFTSHTPKQPDLVSDIRGLFESAILFPLDLEGLERHFPDVDRRSVSTVNLSKRPEPVITKRLSSSSATLINTPDKALQKRTSLLNRPQSKPQPVRGRTAGDRAAATRRLPLSVWESTMVNRLLTPTHSYLARSRSAVSLSGEAVIPICPRSASCHPMSATSFKSLQCRSAERARAPPPSLDLAGRRRTLGTVAKPAKDKDYVRKSWSNLSVPTPAVIKRSRSPGNQKHRVPAPSPVRAPSAPSRPAQHPSLMKSSRTLPSLPLFPGNLRPSKSLPKLPANPELPAPVAESEDGSEPATETELAAEAVSVTKPAAEMDPEPLEDMAPRDESDIEETQQGTPAPAIPIASPSTKPMAGTMDPEEASRLLAEKRRQAREQRDREEEERRREEEAERRSREEMARRKAEERARREEEERARQEERKKREEEEAKHAEEERAQREREEAERLQKQKEEEEARQRVAAEQRLERERHFQKEEAERMQRKKRLEEIMKRTRKSDSPEKKSTSQRNGDVSQQSTSEMGPTLELEAPAVIQSHPEGAPDLEHRDQSMPELTTAAECSSERDSLSKENGIPVPSVFEEVINLSVGTKMTRLDMDGENGVIPVVAFRENGSLRPLAGTDEVQVHQATVDLL; encoded by the exons GCACAGAAGCTCACCCCAGATCTGGGGAGAAGAAGGCCTCCGGTCGCCCTACTTCTGCTGGAGTGGGACAGAACGTCAGCGGCAGCGCTGGGAACAAATCAG AGCCCTTGTCATTGAAGACTGACGAGCGTCTTCGGCTGGCCCGGGAGCGGAGAGAAGAACATGAGAAGCAGTTTG CCCTGCGGGAGACGGCCTGGCTGCAGCGGGAAGAGCGTGCCCGGCAGTTCTACGAGAGGCAACTGGAGGAAAGGCGGAAGCGGCTGGAGGAGCAGAGGGCCCGGGAGGAGCAGCGCAGGGCCGCCGTGGAGGAGAAGCGCAAGCAGAAGCTGGAGGAAGAGAAG GCTCGGCACGAAGCGGTGATACAGCGGACCCTTGAGCGCAGCCAGAAGGCCAAGCCGAAGCCGAACCGCTGGTCCTGGGGCGGGACCCTCCGCGGCACCACCAGCCACACCAGCG CCTCCAGGAAGTCTATGCCCTGCAGCTCCTACACACTTCAGTTTCCTGTTCTCTCTTTTACTTCACACACACCTAAGCAGCCAGACCTAGTGTCTGATATCAGAG GCCTTTTTGAGTCTGCTATCCTATTTCCTCTCGATCTAGAGGGCCTAGAACGTCACTTCCCAG ATGTGGACAGGAGGTCGGTTTCCACAGTCAACCTCTCCAAGCGGCCAGAGCCGGTGATTACCAAGCGCTTGTCATCATCTTCAGCCACGCTTATAAACACTCCAGACAAAG CTTTACAGAAAAGGACTTCCCTCTTAAATAGACCTCAGTCCAAACCACAGCCCGTCAGAGGCCGGACTGCCGGGGACAGAGCCGCAG CCACTCGGCGCTTACCGCTGAGCGTGTGGGAGAGCACCATGGTGAACCGGCTGCTGACCCCGACGCACTCCTACCTGGCGAGGAGCCGCAGCGCCGTGTCCCTGTCAGGTGAAGCAG TCATCCCCATTTGTCCCCGTTCAGCCTCCTGCCACCCCATGAGCGCCACTTCTTTCAAGTCCCTGCAGTGCCGCAGCGCCGAGCGGGCGAGGGCTCCGCCCCCCAGCCTGGACTTGGCCGGGCGCCGCCGGACGCTGGGCACG GTGGCTAAGCCAGCGAAGGACAAAGACTATGTAAGGAAGTCTTGGAGCAACCTCTCTGTTCCCACACCTGCTGTCATCAAAAGGTCACGGTCGCCTGGAAACCAGAAGCATAGAGTGCCAGCGCCCTCACCAGTTCG TGCACCCAGTGCACCCAGCAGGCCGGCACAGCACCCCTCCCTGATGAAGTCCTCCAGGACCCTTCCCAGCCTGCCCCTGTTCCCTGGAAACCTGCGACCATCCAAGTCACTGCCAAAGCTCCCAGCAAATCCAGAGCTACCAGCACCTGTGGCAGAATCAGAGGATGGATCGGAACCAGCGACCGAAACAGAACTGGCAGCTGAAGCAGTATCTGTGACAAAGCCAGCTGCTGAAATGGACCCAGAGCCCTTAGAGGACATGGCGCCTAGAGATGAGTCTGACATCG AAGAGACACAGCAGGGGACCCCTGCCCCAGCTATCCCCATAGCCTCGCCCTCCACCAAGCCCATGGCCGGGACCATGGACCCTGAGGAGGCATCCCGGCTGCTGGCGGAGAAACGGCGTCAAGCCCGCGAGCAGCGGGACCGGGAGGAAGAGGAGCGTAGGCGGGAGGAAGAGGCCGAGAG GCGTAGCAGGGAGGAGATGGCTCGCAGGAAGGCAGAGGAGCGGGCCAGGCGAGAGGAAGAGGAGCGCGCGCGGCAAGAAGAGAGGAAGaagagggaggaagaggaggcgaAGCACGCCGAGGAAGAGAGAGcccagagggagagggaggaagCAGAGCGTCTTCAGAAACAA aaagaggaagaggaggcccGTCAGAGGGTGGCTGCGGAGCAGAGGCTGGAGAGAGAGCGACACTTCCAGAAGGAGGAGGCTGAACGCATGCAGAGGAAGAAG CGACTGGAGGAGATCATGAAGAGAACCCGCAAGTCGGATTCTCCGGAGAAG AAATCTACTTCTCAGAGAAATGGAGATGTCTCTCAGCAGAGCACCAGTGAAATGG GACCCACCCTGGAACTTGAAGCACCTGCAGTTATTCAGTCACACCCAGAgggggcaccagacctggagcATAGAGACCAGAGCATGCCTGAGCTCACTACAGCTGCTGAATG TTCCTCGGAAAGAGACTCTCTGTCAAAAGAGAATGGAATTCCTGTACCATCTGTCTTTGAGGAAGTCATCAACTTGTCAGTCGGAACTAAGATGACCAGGTTGGACATGGACGGAGAGAATGGGGTGATTCCTGTTGTCGCCTTCAGGGAGAACGGGTCTCTGAGGCCACTGGCTGGTACAGATGAGGTCCAGGTTCatcaggcaacag TAGATTTGCTATGA
- the map7b gene encoding ensconsin isoform X10 gives MQSQGGMLSSARPARLRRGGSGAAISALFTISEEDEQQKSSAPHRLPGTEAHPRSGEKKASGRPTSAGVGQNVSGSAGNKSAEPLSLKTDERLRLARERREEHEKQFALRETAWLQREERARQFYERQLEERRKRLEEQRAREEQRRAAVEEKRKQKLEEEKARHEAVIQRTLERSQKAKPKPNRWSWGGTLRGTTSHTSASRKSMPCSSYTLQFPVLSFTSHTPKQPDLVSDIRGLFESAILFPLDLEGLERHFPDVDRRSVSTVNLSKRPEPVITKRLSSSSATLINTPDKALQKRTSLLNRPQSKPQPVRGRTAGDRAAVIPICPRSASCHPMSATSFKSLQCRSAERARAPPPSLDLAGRRRTLGTVAKPAKDKDYVRKSWSNLSVPTPAVIKRSRSPGNQKHRVPAPSPVRAPSAPSRPAQHPSLMKSSRTLPSLPLFPGNLRPSKSLPKLPANPELPAPVAESEDGSEPATETELAAEAVSVTKPAAEMDPEPLEDMAPRDESDIEETQQGTPAPAIPIASPSTKPMAGTMDPEEASRLLAEKRRQAREQRDREEEERRREEEAERRSREEMARRKAEERARREEEERARQEERKKREEEEAKHAEEERAQREREEAERLQKQKEEEEARQRVAAEQRLERERHFQKEEAERMQRKKRLEEIMKRTRKSDSPEKKSTSQRNGDVSQQSTSEMGPTLELEAPAVIQSHPEGAPDLEHRDQSMPELTTAAECSSERDSLSKENGIPVPSVFEEVINLSVGTKMTRLDMDGENGVIPVVAFRENGSLRPLAGTDEVQVHQATVDLL, from the exons GCACAGAAGCTCACCCCAGATCTGGGGAGAAGAAGGCCTCCGGTCGCCCTACTTCTGCTGGAGTGGGACAGAACGTCAGCGGCAGCGCTGGGAACAAATCAG CAGAGCCCTTGTCATTGAAGACTGACGAGCGTCTTCGGCTGGCCCGGGAGCGGAGAGAAGAACATGAGAAGCAGTTTG CCCTGCGGGAGACGGCCTGGCTGCAGCGGGAAGAGCGTGCCCGGCAGTTCTACGAGAGGCAACTGGAGGAAAGGCGGAAGCGGCTGGAGGAGCAGAGGGCCCGGGAGGAGCAGCGCAGGGCCGCCGTGGAGGAGAAGCGCAAGCAGAAGCTGGAGGAAGAGAAG GCTCGGCACGAAGCGGTGATACAGCGGACCCTTGAGCGCAGCCAGAAGGCCAAGCCGAAGCCGAACCGCTGGTCCTGGGGCGGGACCCTCCGCGGCACCACCAGCCACACCAGCG CCTCCAGGAAGTCTATGCCCTGCAGCTCCTACACACTTCAGTTTCCTGTTCTCTCTTTTACTTCACACACACCTAAGCAGCCAGACCTAGTGTCTGATATCAGAG GCCTTTTTGAGTCTGCTATCCTATTTCCTCTCGATCTAGAGGGCCTAGAACGTCACTTCCCAG ATGTGGACAGGAGGTCGGTTTCCACAGTCAACCTCTCCAAGCGGCCAGAGCCGGTGATTACCAAGCGCTTGTCATCATCTTCAGCCACGCTTATAAACACTCCAGACAAAG CTTTACAGAAAAGGACTTCCCTCTTAAATAGACCTCAGTCCAAACCACAGCCCGTCAGAGGCCGGACTGCCGGGGACAGAGCCGCAG TCATCCCCATTTGTCCCCGTTCAGCCTCCTGCCACCCCATGAGCGCCACTTCTTTCAAGTCCCTGCAGTGCCGCAGCGCCGAGCGGGCGAGGGCTCCGCCCCCCAGCCTGGACTTGGCCGGGCGCCGCCGGACGCTGGGCACG GTGGCTAAGCCAGCGAAGGACAAAGACTATGTAAGGAAGTCTTGGAGCAACCTCTCTGTTCCCACACCTGCTGTCATCAAAAGGTCACGGTCGCCTGGAAACCAGAAGCATAGAGTGCCAGCGCCCTCACCAGTTCG TGCACCCAGTGCACCCAGCAGGCCGGCACAGCACCCCTCCCTGATGAAGTCCTCCAGGACCCTTCCCAGCCTGCCCCTGTTCCCTGGAAACCTGCGACCATCCAAGTCACTGCCAAAGCTCCCAGCAAATCCAGAGCTACCAGCACCTGTGGCAGAATCAGAGGATGGATCGGAACCAGCGACCGAAACAGAACTGGCAGCTGAAGCAGTATCTGTGACAAAGCCAGCTGCTGAAATGGACCCAGAGCCCTTAGAGGACATGGCGCCTAGAGATGAGTCTGACATCG AAGAGACACAGCAGGGGACCCCTGCCCCAGCTATCCCCATAGCCTCGCCCTCCACCAAGCCCATGGCCGGGACCATGGACCCTGAGGAGGCATCCCGGCTGCTGGCGGAGAAACGGCGTCAAGCCCGCGAGCAGCGGGACCGGGAGGAAGAGGAGCGTAGGCGGGAGGAAGAGGCCGAGAG GCGTAGCAGGGAGGAGATGGCTCGCAGGAAGGCAGAGGAGCGGGCCAGGCGAGAGGAAGAGGAGCGCGCGCGGCAAGAAGAGAGGAAGaagagggaggaagaggaggcgaAGCACGCCGAGGAAGAGAGAGcccagagggagagggaggaagCAGAGCGTCTTCAGAAACAA aaagaggaagaggaggcccGTCAGAGGGTGGCTGCGGAGCAGAGGCTGGAGAGAGAGCGACACTTCCAGAAGGAGGAGGCTGAACGCATGCAGAGGAAGAAG CGACTGGAGGAGATCATGAAGAGAACCCGCAAGTCGGATTCTCCGGAGAAG AAATCTACTTCTCAGAGAAATGGAGATGTCTCTCAGCAGAGCACCAGTGAAATGG GACCCACCCTGGAACTTGAAGCACCTGCAGTTATTCAGTCACACCCAGAgggggcaccagacctggagcATAGAGACCAGAGCATGCCTGAGCTCACTACAGCTGCTGAATG TTCCTCGGAAAGAGACTCTCTGTCAAAAGAGAATGGAATTCCTGTACCATCTGTCTTTGAGGAAGTCATCAACTTGTCAGTCGGAACTAAGATGACCAGGTTGGACATGGACGGAGAGAATGGGGTGATTCCTGTTGTCGCCTTCAGGGAGAACGGGTCTCTGAGGCCACTGGCTGGTACAGATGAGGTCCAGGTTCatcaggcaacag TAGATTTGCTATGA
- the map7b gene encoding ensconsin isoform X6, producing the protein MQSQGGMLSSARPARLRRGGSGAAISALFTISEEDEQQKSSAPHRLPGTEAHPRSGEKKASGRPTSAGVGQNVSGSAGNKSAEPLSLKTDERLRLARERREEHEKQFALRETAWLQREERARQFYERQLEERRKRLEEQRAREEQRRAAVEEKRKQKLEEEKARHEAVIQRTLERSQKAKPKPNRWSWGGTLRGTTSHTSASRKSMPCSSYTLQFPVLSFTSHTPKQPDLVSDIRGLFESAILFPLDLEGLERHFPDVDRRSVSTVNLSKRPEPVITKRLSSSSATLINTPDKATRRLPLSVWESTMVNRLLTPTHSYLARSRSAVSLSGEAVIPICPRSASCHPMSATSFKSLQCRSAERARAPPPSLDLAGRRRTLGTVAKPAKDKDYVRKSWSNLSVPTPAVIKRSRSPGNQKHRVPAPSPVRAPSAPSRPAQHPSLMKSSRTLPSLPLFPGNLRPSKSLPKLPANPELPAPVAESEDGSEPATETELAAEAVSVTKPAAEMDPEPLEDMAPRDESDIEETQQGTPAPAIPIASPSTKPMAGTMDPEEASRLLAEKRRQAREQRDREEEERRREEEAERRSREEMARRKAEERARREEEERARQEERKKREEEEAKHAEEERAQREREEAERLQKQKEEEEARQRVAAEQRLERERHFQKEEAERMQRKKRLEEIMKRTRKSDSPEKKSTSQRNGDVSQQSTSEMGPTLELEAPAVIQSHPEGAPDLEHRDQSMPELTTAAECSSERDSLSKENGIPVPSVFEEVINLSVGTKMTRLDMDGENGVIPVVAFRENGSLRPLAGTDEVQVHQATVDLL; encoded by the exons GCACAGAAGCTCACCCCAGATCTGGGGAGAAGAAGGCCTCCGGTCGCCCTACTTCTGCTGGAGTGGGACAGAACGTCAGCGGCAGCGCTGGGAACAAATCAG CAGAGCCCTTGTCATTGAAGACTGACGAGCGTCTTCGGCTGGCCCGGGAGCGGAGAGAAGAACATGAGAAGCAGTTTG CCCTGCGGGAGACGGCCTGGCTGCAGCGGGAAGAGCGTGCCCGGCAGTTCTACGAGAGGCAACTGGAGGAAAGGCGGAAGCGGCTGGAGGAGCAGAGGGCCCGGGAGGAGCAGCGCAGGGCCGCCGTGGAGGAGAAGCGCAAGCAGAAGCTGGAGGAAGAGAAG GCTCGGCACGAAGCGGTGATACAGCGGACCCTTGAGCGCAGCCAGAAGGCCAAGCCGAAGCCGAACCGCTGGTCCTGGGGCGGGACCCTCCGCGGCACCACCAGCCACACCAGCG CCTCCAGGAAGTCTATGCCCTGCAGCTCCTACACACTTCAGTTTCCTGTTCTCTCTTTTACTTCACACACACCTAAGCAGCCAGACCTAGTGTCTGATATCAGAG GCCTTTTTGAGTCTGCTATCCTATTTCCTCTCGATCTAGAGGGCCTAGAACGTCACTTCCCAG ATGTGGACAGGAGGTCGGTTTCCACAGTCAACCTCTCCAAGCGGCCAGAGCCGGTGATTACCAAGCGCTTGTCATCATCTTCAGCCACGCTTATAAACACTCCAGACAAAG CCACTCGGCGCTTACCGCTGAGCGTGTGGGAGAGCACCATGGTGAACCGGCTGCTGACCCCGACGCACTCCTACCTGGCGAGGAGCCGCAGCGCCGTGTCCCTGTCAGGTGAAGCAG TCATCCCCATTTGTCCCCGTTCAGCCTCCTGCCACCCCATGAGCGCCACTTCTTTCAAGTCCCTGCAGTGCCGCAGCGCCGAGCGGGCGAGGGCTCCGCCCCCCAGCCTGGACTTGGCCGGGCGCCGCCGGACGCTGGGCACG GTGGCTAAGCCAGCGAAGGACAAAGACTATGTAAGGAAGTCTTGGAGCAACCTCTCTGTTCCCACACCTGCTGTCATCAAAAGGTCACGGTCGCCTGGAAACCAGAAGCATAGAGTGCCAGCGCCCTCACCAGTTCG TGCACCCAGTGCACCCAGCAGGCCGGCACAGCACCCCTCCCTGATGAAGTCCTCCAGGACCCTTCCCAGCCTGCCCCTGTTCCCTGGAAACCTGCGACCATCCAAGTCACTGCCAAAGCTCCCAGCAAATCCAGAGCTACCAGCACCTGTGGCAGAATCAGAGGATGGATCGGAACCAGCGACCGAAACAGAACTGGCAGCTGAAGCAGTATCTGTGACAAAGCCAGCTGCTGAAATGGACCCAGAGCCCTTAGAGGACATGGCGCCTAGAGATGAGTCTGACATCG AAGAGACACAGCAGGGGACCCCTGCCCCAGCTATCCCCATAGCCTCGCCCTCCACCAAGCCCATGGCCGGGACCATGGACCCTGAGGAGGCATCCCGGCTGCTGGCGGAGAAACGGCGTCAAGCCCGCGAGCAGCGGGACCGGGAGGAAGAGGAGCGTAGGCGGGAGGAAGAGGCCGAGAG GCGTAGCAGGGAGGAGATGGCTCGCAGGAAGGCAGAGGAGCGGGCCAGGCGAGAGGAAGAGGAGCGCGCGCGGCAAGAAGAGAGGAAGaagagggaggaagaggaggcgaAGCACGCCGAGGAAGAGAGAGcccagagggagagggaggaagCAGAGCGTCTTCAGAAACAA aaagaggaagaggaggcccGTCAGAGGGTGGCTGCGGAGCAGAGGCTGGAGAGAGAGCGACACTTCCAGAAGGAGGAGGCTGAACGCATGCAGAGGAAGAAG CGACTGGAGGAGATCATGAAGAGAACCCGCAAGTCGGATTCTCCGGAGAAG AAATCTACTTCTCAGAGAAATGGAGATGTCTCTCAGCAGAGCACCAGTGAAATGG GACCCACCCTGGAACTTGAAGCACCTGCAGTTATTCAGTCACACCCAGAgggggcaccagacctggagcATAGAGACCAGAGCATGCCTGAGCTCACTACAGCTGCTGAATG TTCCTCGGAAAGAGACTCTCTGTCAAAAGAGAATGGAATTCCTGTACCATCTGTCTTTGAGGAAGTCATCAACTTGTCAGTCGGAACTAAGATGACCAGGTTGGACATGGACGGAGAGAATGGGGTGATTCCTGTTGTCGCCTTCAGGGAGAACGGGTCTCTGAGGCCACTGGCTGGTACAGATGAGGTCCAGGTTCatcaggcaacag TAGATTTGCTATGA
- the map7b gene encoding ensconsin isoform X9: MQSQGGMLSSARPARLRRGGSGAAISALFTISEEDEQQKSSAPHRLPGTEAHPRSGEKKASGRPTSAGVGQNVSGSAGNKSAEPLSLKTDERLRLARERREEHEKQFALRETAWLQREERARQFYERQLEERRKRLEEQRAREEQRRAAVEEKRKQKLEEEKARHEAVIQRTLERSQKAKPKPNRWSWGGTLRGTTSHTSASRKSMPCSSYTLQFPVLSFTSHTPKQPDLVSDIRGLFESAILFPLDLEGLERHFPDVDRRSVSTVNLSKRPEPVITKRLSSSSATLINTPDKATRRLPLSVWESTMVNRLLTPTHSYLARSRSAVSLSGEAASCHPMSATSFKSLQCRSAERARAPPPSLDLAGRRRTLGTVAKPAKDKDYVRKSWSNLSVPTPAVIKRSRSPGNQKHRVPAPSPVRAPSAPSRPAQHPSLMKSSRTLPSLPLFPGNLRPSKSLPKLPANPELPAPVAESEDGSEPATETELAAEAVSVTKPAAEMDPEPLEDMAPRDESDIEETQQGTPAPAIPIASPSTKPMAGTMDPEEASRLLAEKRRQAREQRDREEEERRREEEAERRSREEMARRKAEERARREEEERARQEERKKREEEEAKHAEEERAQREREEAERLQKQKEEEEARQRVAAEQRLERERHFQKEEAERMQRKKRLEEIMKRTRKSDSPEKKSTSQRNGDVSQQSTSEMGPTLELEAPAVIQSHPEGAPDLEHRDQSMPELTTAAECSSERDSLSKENGIPVPSVFEEVINLSVGTKMTRLDMDGENGVIPVVAFRENGSLRPLAGTDEVQVHQATVDLL; the protein is encoded by the exons GCACAGAAGCTCACCCCAGATCTGGGGAGAAGAAGGCCTCCGGTCGCCCTACTTCTGCTGGAGTGGGACAGAACGTCAGCGGCAGCGCTGGGAACAAATCAG CAGAGCCCTTGTCATTGAAGACTGACGAGCGTCTTCGGCTGGCCCGGGAGCGGAGAGAAGAACATGAGAAGCAGTTTG CCCTGCGGGAGACGGCCTGGCTGCAGCGGGAAGAGCGTGCCCGGCAGTTCTACGAGAGGCAACTGGAGGAAAGGCGGAAGCGGCTGGAGGAGCAGAGGGCCCGGGAGGAGCAGCGCAGGGCCGCCGTGGAGGAGAAGCGCAAGCAGAAGCTGGAGGAAGAGAAG GCTCGGCACGAAGCGGTGATACAGCGGACCCTTGAGCGCAGCCAGAAGGCCAAGCCGAAGCCGAACCGCTGGTCCTGGGGCGGGACCCTCCGCGGCACCACCAGCCACACCAGCG CCTCCAGGAAGTCTATGCCCTGCAGCTCCTACACACTTCAGTTTCCTGTTCTCTCTTTTACTTCACACACACCTAAGCAGCCAGACCTAGTGTCTGATATCAGAG GCCTTTTTGAGTCTGCTATCCTATTTCCTCTCGATCTAGAGGGCCTAGAACGTCACTTCCCAG ATGTGGACAGGAGGTCGGTTTCCACAGTCAACCTCTCCAAGCGGCCAGAGCCGGTGATTACCAAGCGCTTGTCATCATCTTCAGCCACGCTTATAAACACTCCAGACAAAG CCACTCGGCGCTTACCGCTGAGCGTGTGGGAGAGCACCATGGTGAACCGGCTGCTGACCCCGACGCACTCCTACCTGGCGAGGAGCCGCAGCGCCGTGTCCCTGTCAGGTGAAGCAG CCTCCTGCCACCCCATGAGCGCCACTTCTTTCAAGTCCCTGCAGTGCCGCAGCGCCGAGCGGGCGAGGGCTCCGCCCCCCAGCCTGGACTTGGCCGGGCGCCGCCGGACGCTGGGCACG GTGGCTAAGCCAGCGAAGGACAAAGACTATGTAAGGAAGTCTTGGAGCAACCTCTCTGTTCCCACACCTGCTGTCATCAAAAGGTCACGGTCGCCTGGAAACCAGAAGCATAGAGTGCCAGCGCCCTCACCAGTTCG TGCACCCAGTGCACCCAGCAGGCCGGCACAGCACCCCTCCCTGATGAAGTCCTCCAGGACCCTTCCCAGCCTGCCCCTGTTCCCTGGAAACCTGCGACCATCCAAGTCACTGCCAAAGCTCCCAGCAAATCCAGAGCTACCAGCACCTGTGGCAGAATCAGAGGATGGATCGGAACCAGCGACCGAAACAGAACTGGCAGCTGAAGCAGTATCTGTGACAAAGCCAGCTGCTGAAATGGACCCAGAGCCCTTAGAGGACATGGCGCCTAGAGATGAGTCTGACATCG AAGAGACACAGCAGGGGACCCCTGCCCCAGCTATCCCCATAGCCTCGCCCTCCACCAAGCCCATGGCCGGGACCATGGACCCTGAGGAGGCATCCCGGCTGCTGGCGGAGAAACGGCGTCAAGCCCGCGAGCAGCGGGACCGGGAGGAAGAGGAGCGTAGGCGGGAGGAAGAGGCCGAGAG GCGTAGCAGGGAGGAGATGGCTCGCAGGAAGGCAGAGGAGCGGGCCAGGCGAGAGGAAGAGGAGCGCGCGCGGCAAGAAGAGAGGAAGaagagggaggaagaggaggcgaAGCACGCCGAGGAAGAGAGAGcccagagggagagggaggaagCAGAGCGTCTTCAGAAACAA aaagaggaagaggaggcccGTCAGAGGGTGGCTGCGGAGCAGAGGCTGGAGAGAGAGCGACACTTCCAGAAGGAGGAGGCTGAACGCATGCAGAGGAAGAAG CGACTGGAGGAGATCATGAAGAGAACCCGCAAGTCGGATTCTCCGGAGAAG AAATCTACTTCTCAGAGAAATGGAGATGTCTCTCAGCAGAGCACCAGTGAAATGG GACCCACCCTGGAACTTGAAGCACCTGCAGTTATTCAGTCACACCCAGAgggggcaccagacctggagcATAGAGACCAGAGCATGCCTGAGCTCACTACAGCTGCTGAATG TTCCTCGGAAAGAGACTCTCTGTCAAAAGAGAATGGAATTCCTGTACCATCTGTCTTTGAGGAAGTCATCAACTTGTCAGTCGGAACTAAGATGACCAGGTTGGACATGGACGGAGAGAATGGGGTGATTCCTGTTGTCGCCTTCAGGGAGAACGGGTCTCTGAGGCCACTGGCTGGTACAGATGAGGTCCAGGTTCatcaggcaacag TAGATTTGCTATGA